In Leifsonia sp. ZF2019, a genomic segment contains:
- a CDS encoding SGNH/GDSL hydrolase family protein yields the protein MVEAQHPWSRYVALGDSFTEGIGDPEPASPGGHRGWADRVAEVLSSQTDDFAYANLAVRGKLIKQILDEQVAPALALRPDLITISAGGNDVIRPGTDPDQIAVLFDEAVTRLSRDGATIVVFTGVDVGFSPVFRGIRGKVAIYNENVRAIAARHDCIVADQWALTEIQDQRMWAPDRLHLAPLGHHTVARMVLAALNVPNDLQPLEPEPLPVRTWRQARAEDLSWAREYLVPWVVRRIRHQSSGDHVLPKRPEAGPFLIRTED from the coding sequence ATGGTCGAAGCGCAGCACCCCTGGTCCCGCTATGTCGCCCTCGGCGACTCCTTCACGGAGGGCATCGGCGACCCCGAGCCCGCCAGCCCCGGCGGGCACCGCGGCTGGGCCGACCGCGTGGCGGAAGTGCTGAGCAGCCAGACGGACGACTTCGCGTACGCCAACCTCGCGGTGCGCGGCAAGCTGATCAAGCAGATCCTGGACGAGCAGGTCGCGCCCGCCCTGGCGCTCCGCCCCGATCTCATCACCATCTCGGCGGGCGGCAACGACGTGATCCGTCCCGGCACCGATCCCGATCAGATCGCCGTGCTGTTCGACGAGGCGGTGACCCGGCTCAGCCGCGACGGAGCCACGATCGTGGTCTTCACGGGCGTCGACGTCGGCTTCTCCCCCGTCTTCCGCGGCATCCGCGGCAAGGTCGCGATCTACAACGAGAACGTGCGCGCCATCGCCGCCCGGCACGATTGCATCGTCGCCGACCAGTGGGCGCTCACCGAGATCCAGGATCAGCGCATGTGGGCACCCGACCGTCTCCACCTCGCGCCGCTCGGCCACCACACCGTCGCGCGGATGGTGCTGGCCGCCCTCAACGTGCCCAACGACCTGCAGCCCCTCGAACCCGAGCCGCTTCCCGTGCGCACCTGGCGTCAGGCCCGTGCGGAGGACCTCTCCTGGGCTCGCGAGTACCTCGTGCCGTGGGTCGTCCGGCGCATCCGCCACCAGTCCTCGGGGGACCATGTGCTGCCCAAGCGCCCGGAGGCCGGGCCGTTCCTGATCCGCACGGAGGACTGA